Proteins encoded in a region of the Frondihabitans sp. 762G35 genome:
- a CDS encoding riboflavin synthase has product MFTGIIEERGEVTRLVDQGDSVRLTVRGPKVVEDVRHGDSIAVSGVCLTVVESTHEGFTADVMKQTLDMSTIGDLAAGSPVNLERAARVGDRLGGHIVQGHVDGTATLLSVEPGDAWRRLRFSLPAELSPLLVDKGSITLEGVSLTVSDISEAGAAEAWFEVSLIPETLSATTLGVKEPGDRVNVETDVLARHVRRMLRLDEIATTALDDSPLTTVDL; this is encoded by the coding sequence GTGTTCACGGGAATCATCGAAGAGCGAGGCGAGGTCACGCGCCTCGTCGATCAGGGCGACTCCGTCCGTCTGACCGTCCGCGGCCCGAAGGTCGTAGAGGACGTCCGTCACGGCGACTCCATCGCGGTCAGCGGCGTCTGCCTCACGGTGGTCGAGAGCACCCACGAGGGCTTCACCGCCGACGTCATGAAGCAGACCCTCGACATGAGCACGATCGGCGATCTCGCCGCCGGATCCCCGGTGAACCTCGAGCGTGCCGCCCGCGTCGGCGACCGGCTGGGCGGCCACATCGTGCAGGGGCACGTCGACGGCACGGCGACGCTCCTCTCCGTCGAACCGGGCGACGCCTGGCGCCGGCTGCGGTTCAGCCTCCCGGCCGAGCTCTCGCCCCTCCTCGTCGACAAGGGCTCCATCACCCTGGAGGGTGTGAGCCTCACCGTCAGCGACATCAGCGAGGCAGGAGCCGCGGAGGCCTGGTTCGAGGTCTCGCTCATCCCCGAGACGCTGTCGGCCACGACCCTCGGCGTGAAGGAGCCGGGCGACCGCGTCAACGTCGAGACCGACGTCCTCGCCCGACATGTCCGCCGCATGCTCCGCCTCGACGAGATCGCGACCACGGCGCTCGACGACTCGCCGCTCACGACGGTCGACCTCTGA
- a CDS encoding pentapeptide repeat-containing protein, with protein sequence MAVTKRTSGRKRTTTLQAPRLDAVDPQDVRPGDADRLLDRESHDAESFDGLDLSDRDLEGSSFTECVLRGLQLGGTRFRGSRFIDTVVLDSFAPALAAPRTTWRAVRIERPRWGSAELFDAELEQVEISGGKIDYLNLRESQLTDVVIEGCSIGELDLGGVRADRVALRDCRIGTLDVTRADLVDVDLRSSSFDAVTGLEGLRGVVVDDGQLALLAPLLAAQLGIVVA encoded by the coding sequence ATGGCAGTCACGAAGCGCACGTCCGGCCGGAAGCGGACGACCACCCTCCAGGCACCGCGTCTCGACGCCGTCGATCCGCAGGACGTCCGTCCGGGCGACGCCGATCGACTCCTCGACCGCGAGTCCCACGACGCCGAGTCGTTCGACGGCCTCGACCTCAGCGACCGCGACCTCGAGGGGTCGAGCTTCACCGAGTGCGTCCTCCGGGGCCTGCAGCTCGGCGGCACGCGGTTCCGGGGGTCGCGGTTCATCGACACCGTCGTCCTCGACTCCTTCGCTCCTGCCCTCGCCGCGCCGCGGACCACCTGGCGCGCCGTGCGGATCGAGCGGCCCCGCTGGGGTTCCGCGGAACTGTTCGACGCGGAGCTCGAGCAGGTGGAGATCTCGGGCGGCAAGATCGACTACCTGAACCTGCGCGAGTCGCAGTTGACCGACGTCGTCATCGAGGGCTGCTCGATCGGTGAGCTCGACCTCGGCGGTGTCCGGGCGGATCGGGTCGCCCTCCGCGACTGCCGCATCGGCACCCTCGACGTCACGCGCGCCGATCTCGTCGACGTCGACCTCCGCTCGTCGTCGTTCGACGCGGTGACGGGGCTCGAGGGGCTCCGCGGTGTCGTCGTCGACGACGGCCAGCTCGCCCTGCTCGCGCCGCTCCTGGCGGCCCAGCTCGGGATCGTCGTCGCCTGA
- a CDS encoding aminodeoxychorismate lyase, whose protein sequence is MTVPVLLVLVHDASGVVSVERRDPRAPQVSILDLGVTRGDGIFESIGVVDGRPQALEPHLTRLARSAAMLDLPEPDRDVWRAAVLQSIDLAGDETAGRELLAKLVLTRGIEGGDAPTGWVYLYDAGAYDSEREGGIRVVTLDRGYRSDVAQTSPWLLAGAKTLSYAVNKAALREAARRGADDVVFVSTDGIVLEGPNSSVIALIDGVHVTTPPELGVLEGTTQHAFFADVEAHGGKTAYRPLTVDELRSADALWLASSGRQIAPVTSLDGVDVAQDARLTGPALASLLAR, encoded by the coding sequence ATGACCGTCCCCGTGCTCCTCGTCCTCGTCCATGACGCCTCCGGCGTCGTCTCCGTCGAGCGTCGCGATCCCCGGGCGCCGCAGGTCTCGATCCTCGACCTCGGCGTGACGCGCGGCGACGGGATCTTCGAGAGCATCGGGGTCGTCGACGGTCGCCCACAGGCGCTGGAGCCGCACCTGACGCGCCTCGCCCGCTCCGCCGCGATGCTCGACCTGCCCGAACCCGACCGCGACGTCTGGCGGGCGGCCGTCCTGCAGAGCATCGATCTCGCCGGAGACGAGACCGCGGGGCGGGAGCTCCTGGCGAAGCTGGTCCTGACCCGCGGGATCGAGGGGGGCGACGCTCCCACCGGCTGGGTGTACCTCTACGACGCGGGAGCGTACGACTCCGAGCGCGAGGGCGGCATCCGCGTCGTGACGCTCGACCGCGGCTACCGCAGCGACGTCGCGCAGACCTCCCCGTGGCTCCTGGCCGGTGCCAAGACCCTGTCGTACGCCGTCAACAAGGCCGCCCTCCGCGAGGCGGCCCGCCGGGGCGCCGACGACGTCGTGTTCGTCAGCACCGACGGCATCGTGCTCGAGGGCCCGAACTCCTCGGTGATCGCCCTGATCGACGGCGTCCACGTGACGACCCCGCCCGAACTCGGAGTGCTCGAGGGCACCACGCAGCACGCGTTCTTCGCCGACGTCGAGGCCCACGGCGGGAAGACCGCCTACCGCCCCCTCACCGTCGACGAACTCCGCTCGGCCGACGCCCTCTGGCTCGCCTCCAGCGGGCGTCAGATCGCGCCCGTCACGAGCCTCGACGGCGTGGACGTCGCGCAGGATGCCCGGCTCACCGGCCCCGCCCTCGCGAGTCTCCTGGCCCGCTGA